The Nocardioides sp. S5 genome includes a window with the following:
- the argC gene encoding N-acetyl-gamma-glutamyl-phosphate reductase, with protein MSARVAVAGASGYAGGEVLRLLLGHPNVEIGALTAGSNAGERLGALQPHLLPLADRVLADTTLESLAGHDVVFLGLPHGQSAAIAQALGDDTVVIDCGADFRLTDPGEWEAFYGGEHAGSWPYGLPELPGQRELLRGARRIAVPGCYPTVSTLAIVPALSAGLVEADVTVVAASGTSGAGKAAKPHLLGSEVMGNASAYGVGGSHRHTPEIVQNLSGVAGSAVKVGFTPLLVPMSRGILATVQAPLLDGVGEADVRGAYETAYADEPFVHLLPEGQWPQTQSVLGSNAVQVQVTVDERVRRLVAVAVVDNLAKGTAGAAVQCMNLALGLDETTGLSTIGLAP; from the coding sequence ATGTCCGCGAGAGTCGCCGTTGCCGGAGCCAGTGGGTACGCCGGGGGTGAGGTGCTGCGCCTCCTCCTCGGACACCCCAACGTCGAGATCGGCGCACTGACCGCCGGCTCCAACGCAGGTGAGCGCCTCGGGGCGCTCCAGCCGCACCTCCTGCCGCTGGCAGACCGCGTGCTGGCCGACACCACGCTCGAGTCCTTGGCCGGGCACGACGTGGTCTTCCTCGGCCTCCCGCACGGTCAGTCCGCAGCCATCGCCCAGGCGCTCGGGGACGACACCGTGGTCATCGACTGCGGTGCCGACTTCCGGCTGACCGACCCGGGGGAGTGGGAGGCGTTCTACGGCGGCGAGCACGCCGGCTCCTGGCCCTACGGCCTGCCCGAGCTCCCGGGGCAGCGCGAGCTGCTGCGTGGAGCGCGGCGCATCGCGGTGCCCGGCTGCTACCCCACCGTCTCCACGCTCGCCATCGTCCCGGCCCTGTCCGCCGGGCTGGTCGAGGCCGACGTCACGGTCGTGGCCGCGTCCGGCACGAGCGGCGCCGGCAAGGCCGCCAAGCCGCACCTGCTCGGCAGCGAGGTCATGGGCAACGCCAGCGCCTACGGTGTCGGCGGCTCGCACCGGCACACCCCCGAGATCGTGCAGAACCTCAGCGGCGTCGCCGGCTCGGCGGTGAAGGTCGGCTTCACGCCGCTCCTCGTCCCGATGTCGCGTGGCATCCTGGCCACTGTCCAGGCACCGCTGCTCGACGGGGTGGGGGAGGCCGACGTCCGCGGCGCCTACGAGACGGCGTACGCCGACGAGCCGTTCGTCCACCTGCTTCCCGAGGGCCAGTGGCCCCAGACGCAGTCGGTGCTCGGCTCCAACGCGGTGCAGGTCCAGGTCACCGTCGACGAGCGCGTACGCCGCCTCGTCGCGGTGGCCGTGGTCGACAACCTGGCCAAGGGCACCGCCGGTGCCGCCGTCCAGTGCATGAACCTCGCCCTCGGCCTCGACGAGACCACCGGGCTCTCCACGATCGGACTCGCACCATGA
- a CDS encoding ACT domain-containing protein produces the protein MTAGTHEIEQFPETLAVVRLAPGAEIPEWAESSSIFSITATGDETSLVCAARSVPKKSVHRGPLTAFAVKGPLDLDLVGVLHGLLGPLVEEEVSVLTLSTYDTDWILVAKDDAERVAEAWRRQGHTVAPANPSRKKKS, from the coding sequence ATGACTGCAGGCACCCACGAGATCGAGCAGTTCCCCGAGACCCTCGCGGTGGTGCGGCTCGCGCCCGGCGCGGAGATCCCCGAGTGGGCCGAGTCGTCCTCGATCTTCTCCATCACCGCGACCGGCGACGAGACCTCGCTCGTGTGCGCTGCGCGCAGCGTGCCGAAGAAGTCGGTCCACCGCGGCCCGCTGACCGCGTTCGCGGTCAAGGGCCCCCTCGACCTCGACCTCGTCGGCGTGCTCCACGGCCTGCTCGGGCCGCTCGTGGAGGAGGAGGTCAGCGTCCTGACGCTCTCCACCTACGACACCGACTGGATCCTCGTGGCCAAGGACGACGCGGAGCGCGTGGCGGAGGCGTGGCGACGACAGGGCCACACCGTCGCCCCCGCCAACCCGTCCCGGAAGAAGAAATCATGA